Proteins encoded in a region of the Schaalia hyovaginalis genome:
- a CDS encoding DegT/DnrJ/EryC1/StrS family aminotransferase, translated as MTRHMIPAAKPIVGEEEVEAVSAVLRSGMIAQGPQTAAFEEEFAARLVPGTEAIAVNSGTSALHLGLLAAGIGAGDEVIVPSFTFAATGNSVALTGASPVFADIEDESFCLSPESIEASITERTKAIMPVHLYGHPADMTAILDIAKRHDLLVFEDAAQAHGASLEGRRVGSFGSFGAFSLYPTKNMTSGEGGMVTTSDPQIARRVKLLRNQGMEKRYANEVVGLNNRMTDVHAAIGRVQLTKIDAWTKQRQANAAFLDAHLEGVVVPPVAPGAVHVYHQYTIRVVGTDRDRFMEALRDEWQVGSGVYYPIPNHRLPSLAPYAPGLELPATEKAAREVVSLPVHPSLSKADLERIVEAVNALAKAGA; from the coding sequence ATGACCCGCCACATGATCCCCGCCGCCAAGCCGATCGTCGGCGAAGAGGAAGTCGAGGCCGTCTCCGCCGTCCTGCGCAGCGGGATGATCGCCCAGGGGCCGCAGACCGCAGCCTTCGAAGAGGAGTTCGCCGCCCGGCTCGTCCCCGGAACCGAGGCGATCGCCGTGAACTCGGGGACCTCGGCGCTCCACCTCGGCCTGCTCGCCGCCGGCATCGGCGCGGGCGACGAGGTCATCGTCCCCTCCTTCACCTTCGCGGCGACCGGCAACTCGGTGGCCCTCACCGGCGCGTCCCCGGTCTTCGCCGATATCGAAGACGAGTCCTTCTGCTTGTCGCCGGAGTCGATCGAAGCCTCGATCACCGAGCGGACGAAGGCGATCATGCCGGTTCACCTGTACGGTCACCCGGCGGACATGACGGCGATCCTCGACATCGCGAAGCGTCACGACCTCCTCGTCTTCGAGGACGCCGCGCAGGCCCACGGCGCTTCGCTCGAGGGCCGGCGGGTCGGCTCCTTCGGCTCCTTCGGCGCTTTCAGCCTCTACCCGACGAAGAACATGACCTCGGGCGAGGGCGGCATGGTGACGACCTCGGACCCGCAGATCGCGCGCCGCGTCAAGCTCTTGCGCAACCAGGGCATGGAGAAGCGCTACGCGAACGAGGTCGTCGGCCTCAACAACCGCATGACCGACGTTCATGCGGCGATCGGGCGCGTCCAGCTCACCAAGATCGACGCCTGGACGAAGCAGCGCCAGGCGAATGCGGCCTTCCTCGACGCGCACCTCGAGGGGGTCGTCGTCCCGCCGGTCGCACCGGGCGCCGTCCACGTCTACCACCAGTACACGATCCGCGTCGTCGGCACCGACCGGGATCGTTTCATGGAGGCGCTGCGCGACGAGTGGCAGGTCGGGTCGGGCGTCTACTACCCGATCCCGAACCACCGCCTCCCCTCGCTCGCCCCCTACGCGCCGGGGCTCGAGCTTCCCGCGACGGAGAAGGCCGCCCGCGAGGTCGTCTCCCTTCCGGTCCACCCCTCGCTCTCCAAGGCCGATCTCGAGCGGATCGTCGAGGCCGTCAACGCGCTGGCGAAGGCGGGTGCCTGA
- a CDS encoding Gfo/Idh/MocA family protein, which translates to MGDIRVGILGIGSMGRHHVRNARSTKGFDLVALADPDGDKFGVAGDLAVLPDVDALIAEGVDAAIVAVPTVFHEEAALKLAEAGVHALVEKPLSFSVESGERIAKAFSDAGLIGAVGYVERCNPALLEMRERIRGGQLGEVYQIITRRQSPFPARIADVGVVKDLATHDVDLAAWVAGSTYETVYAQTAYRSGREHEDMMAASGRFANGVLVNHLVNWLSPYKDRTTIVTGERGALVADTAMGDLTFYENGSFPVEWDQIANFRGVSEGEVTRYALAKREPLAVEHEHFRDAILGVSNEHVSMDEGLTTLRVLEAILESAKTGESVRL; encoded by the coding sequence ATGGGGGACATCCGCGTCGGCATTCTCGGCATCGGCTCGATGGGCCGTCATCACGTCCGCAACGCGAGGAGCACGAAGGGCTTCGACCTCGTCGCCCTCGCCGATCCGGACGGCGACAAGTTCGGCGTGGCCGGCGATCTTGCGGTCCTGCCCGATGTCGATGCGCTCATCGCCGAGGGCGTCGATGCGGCGATCGTCGCCGTGCCGACCGTGTTCCATGAGGAGGCGGCGCTCAAGCTCGCCGAGGCGGGCGTCCACGCCCTCGTCGAGAAGCCGCTCTCCTTCTCGGTCGAATCCGGCGAGCGCATCGCGAAGGCCTTCTCCGATGCGGGCCTGATCGGCGCCGTCGGATACGTCGAACGGTGCAACCCGGCGCTCCTGGAGATGCGCGAGCGCATCCGGGGCGGCCAGCTCGGCGAGGTCTACCAGATCATCACCCGCAGGCAGTCGCCCTTCCCGGCGCGCATCGCGGATGTCGGCGTCGTCAAGGATCTCGCGACGCACGATGTCGACCTCGCCGCCTGGGTCGCGGGATCGACCTACGAGACCGTCTACGCGCAGACCGCGTACCGCTCGGGACGCGAGCACGAGGACATGATGGCCGCTTCGGGCCGTTTCGCGAACGGCGTCCTCGTCAATCACCTCGTCAACTGGCTGAGCCCGTACAAGGACCGGACGACGATCGTCACCGGTGAGCGCGGAGCGCTCGTCGCCGATACCGCGATGGGCGACCTCACCTTCTACGAGAACGGCTCCTTCCCGGTCGAGTGGGATCAGATCGCAAATTTCCGCGGCGTGTCCGAGGGCGAGGTGACGCGCTACGCCCTCGCGAAGCGCGAGCCGCTCGCCGTCGAGCACGAGCACTTCCGCGACGCGATCCTCGGCGTCTCGAACGAGCACGTCTCGATGGACGAGGGCCTCACGACGCTCCGCGTTCTCGAGGCGATCCTCGAGTCGGCCAAGACGGGGGAGTCGGTTCGTCTCTGA
- a CDS encoding asparagine synthase-related protein yields the protein MHPPILLLTTPGWSTSEDGSARAWSPVAGLGPKPAHLNAEELSKTTGHWALVETDGPRAVISVDRMRSLPIVFTRVDGQWIIADDIESMRTMLPSWEADVEQARLFDHLGYAVGGETLVAGVHSLEAGQRVTLHPDGTMTRVHYAPYARTARFSTPEEFDIAFSGALDSTIDRLLEASGERQLVVPLSGGLDSRLLLAWLVKRKAPRILAFTYGRKGSSETAISRRVAQALGVEWFSIELVPEEMRRVWASAEGAAFRKANWRGTSLPHIQDWFALRQIRERSLVDDDAIFLPGHTIVGNMHDDDRLLAPGVRAAGIAETIAHHHACAHGSPDALDGIGAFADAIRSAGREAGYDGSPESVLSWVEWFNVRERQAKYINNSMRPYEYFGFTWAAPMLDLEVWNTWLDGSVELTRDRKWYAGFTDRIYGEVTRTDAAPEYFDGASNSHGLPPRAHEALLRGMRLARLDRVLSRYRSIRRMLTHPMAFEAFAHPASPVEQAIYFASGGTSVGLWARLFLENRWGSDAKIVPERARG from the coding sequence ATGCATCCGCCGATTCTTCTGCTCACGACGCCCGGATGGTCGACGTCCGAGGACGGCTCGGCCCGCGCGTGGTCGCCTGTGGCGGGCCTCGGGCCGAAACCGGCCCATTTGAACGCCGAAGAATTGTCGAAGACCACCGGACACTGGGCGCTCGTCGAGACCGACGGTCCGCGAGCCGTCATCAGCGTCGACAGGATGCGCTCCCTCCCGATTGTTTTCACGCGCGTCGACGGCCAATGGATCATCGCCGACGACATCGAATCGATGCGCACGATGCTTCCGTCATGGGAGGCCGACGTCGAGCAGGCCCGTCTCTTCGATCATCTCGGATACGCCGTCGGCGGCGAAACCCTCGTCGCGGGCGTCCACTCCCTGGAGGCCGGGCAGCGGGTGACGCTCCACCCGGACGGCACGATGACGCGAGTGCACTACGCCCCCTACGCGCGCACTGCGCGCTTCTCAACGCCCGAGGAATTCGATATCGCCTTCTCCGGAGCCCTGGACTCGACGATCGACAGGCTTCTCGAGGCTTCAGGCGAGCGGCAGCTCGTCGTCCCCCTCTCGGGCGGCCTCGACTCCCGGCTCCTCCTGGCCTGGCTCGTGAAGCGGAAGGCCCCCCGGATCCTCGCCTTCACATACGGCAGGAAAGGATCGTCCGAGACCGCGATTTCACGGCGAGTGGCCCAAGCGCTCGGTGTTGAATGGTTCAGCATCGAACTGGTGCCCGAAGAGATGCGACGCGTATGGGCCTCCGCAGAGGGAGCGGCCTTCCGGAAGGCGAATTGGAGGGGGACCTCCCTTCCGCACATCCAGGATTGGTTCGCATTGCGCCAGATCCGCGAGCGGTCCCTGGTCGACGACGACGCGATCTTCCTCCCGGGGCACACGATCGTCGGCAATATGCACGACGACGATCGCCTCCTCGCCCCCGGCGTTCGCGCAGCCGGAATCGCCGAGACGATTGCCCACCACCACGCCTGCGCCCACGGGAGCCCCGATGCGCTCGACGGGATCGGCGCCTTCGCCGATGCGATCCGGAGCGCCGGACGCGAAGCCGGGTACGACGGATCGCCCGAATCCGTCCTGTCCTGGGTCGAATGGTTCAATGTTCGCGAACGGCAGGCGAAGTACATCAACAACTCGATGCGGCCGTACGAGTACTTCGGCTTCACCTGGGCGGCCCCGATGCTCGACCTCGAGGTGTGGAACACCTGGCTCGACGGATCCGTCGAGCTCACCCGCGATCGGAAATGGTATGCCGGATTCACTGATCGCATCTACGGCGAAGTGACTCGAACGGACGCCGCGCCCGAATACTTCGACGGAGCATCCAACAGCCACGGGCTTCCGCCACGCGCGCATGAGGCGCTGCTCCGCGGGATGCGGCTCGCACGATTGGACCGGGTCCTCTCACGGTACCGATCGATCCGCCGCATGCTCACGCACCCGATGGCCTTCGAAGCATTCGCCCACCCGGCCTCGCCCGTCGAGCAGGCGATCTACTTCGCATCCGGCGGAACCTCCGTCGGCTTGTGGGCCCGCCTGTTCCTCGAGAATCGCTGGGGAAGCGACGCGAAGATCGTGCCCGAACGCGCACGCGGCTGA
- a CDS encoding lipopolysaccharide biosynthesis protein: protein MNRARRTAAYLHGVLTSSPLLRGVLALMSGTLIAQGITLVLQIFIARTYTDFDKGLLGVYGSVTAFVITVAALRFDLAVMLPDDDRTARVVQRLASRSIIAVSLLTSLVLILGSRWLTEHYHHSPELGKWLMGAGITVFLVAQAQNLRFWLTRKGRFADIATVSVVNALAIAGFQLILGLVFHGGLAALMSGTILGQLVVLIVLRRKTKDSRSKEIGEPKIRAVAHRYRRMPLLNGPNALVDALRNSGINLLIGAVTIASLGQFQLAWNIMQVPVGLIAGSVGQVFLKKLSDTPRGSMRPLVVKTLKSAALAAALPFLLLYIVSPWLFPFVFGSQWEQAGYFARALTPWLYMNVLTSPISNLFVITENQQRMLVFSLFYCAVPLAWLKFSSFGLVETVTVLGFLMAAMLGVLVLMSIKTARDFDRGGRSA, encoded by the coding sequence ATGAATCGGGCGAGGCGGACGGCGGCTTATCTCCACGGGGTTCTCACCTCGAGTCCGCTCCTCCGCGGGGTGCTCGCCCTCATGTCGGGCACTCTCATCGCACAGGGCATCACCCTCGTCCTTCAGATCTTCATCGCGCGGACCTACACGGACTTCGACAAGGGGCTGCTGGGCGTTTACGGTTCAGTGACCGCCTTCGTCATCACAGTCGCGGCCCTGCGCTTCGACCTGGCGGTCATGCTCCCCGATGATGATCGGACCGCGAGAGTCGTCCAGCGACTCGCATCGCGATCGATCATCGCGGTCTCCCTCCTCACCTCGCTCGTCCTCATCCTCGGATCGCGGTGGCTGACCGAGCATTACCACCACTCCCCGGAGCTCGGGAAGTGGCTCATGGGGGCGGGGATCACCGTATTCCTCGTCGCTCAGGCGCAGAATCTCCGCTTCTGGCTCACGCGGAAGGGACGATTCGCCGACATCGCGACGGTGAGCGTGGTCAACGCCCTCGCGATCGCGGGGTTCCAGCTGATCCTGGGGCTCGTCTTCCACGGGGGCCTCGCAGCGCTCATGTCGGGCACCATTCTCGGTCAGCTCGTCGTCCTCATCGTCCTCCGGCGCAAGACGAAGGATTCGCGTTCCAAGGAGATCGGCGAGCCGAAGATCCGAGCGGTCGCGCATCGCTACCGGAGGATGCCGCTCCTCAACGGTCCGAACGCCCTCGTCGACGCGCTCCGCAACAGCGGGATCAACCTCCTCATCGGGGCGGTGACGATCGCCTCCCTCGGCCAGTTCCAACTCGCGTGGAACATCATGCAGGTCCCGGTGGGGCTGATCGCGGGCAGCGTCGGCCAGGTCTTCCTCAAGAAGCTGTCGGATACGCCTCGCGGCTCGATGAGGCCGCTCGTCGTGAAGACCTTGAAGAGCGCAGCGCTCGCCGCGGCCCTCCCCTTCCTCCTCCTCTACATCGTCTCGCCCTGGCTCTTCCCCTTCGTCTTCGGTTCGCAATGGGAGCAGGCGGGCTATTTCGCACGAGCCCTCACGCCGTGGCTCTACATGAACGTCCTCACCTCGCCGATCTCGAACCTCTTCGTCATCACCGAGAATCAACAGCGAATGCTCGTCTTCTCGCTCTTCTACTGCGCCGTTCCGCTCGCCTGGCTCAAGTTCTCCTCCTTCGGGCTTGTGGAGACCGTGACGGTTCTCGGCTTCTTGATGGCCGCTATGCTCGGGGTGCTCGTACTCATGAGTATCAAAACGGCACGGGACTTCGATCGTGGGGGGCGCTCCGCATGA
- a CDS encoding glycosyltransferase — protein sequence MRVCFVPSWYPAPGSEYNGSFFREQARMLLDSGIELLVVVAFPVGIESRAWRKRPEIVDEDAIPVLRVALPTLPPVLVPLERRIHRSLLARAVRIIRPDLRPDVLHAHTVFPGGTSAALLSEIWKIPYVLTEHRPSSIRADAFLRRRKVIEAAVEGASLLTTVSSGFASALARRYSGTRWAAVELPVPDFFFGVERPPRGEGGPVRFIHVSHIDENKRVIEMCRAFEEAFAEDPERAALSVVGGTPEAIAAVQRSLAGHSSSVRIEFLGVRTRAETARALGESDVFVLVSAVEAGGTVLSEAQAAGLRLVTSTTWAGEFAVREGNGELVPVDDHLALVAAMRRIIEGEKYDSPEDIRRAARERYSTPAFSKRWTEMYDAVLKESAAGKERTGL from the coding sequence ATGAGAGTTTGCTTCGTACCGTCGTGGTACCCCGCCCCCGGATCGGAATACAACGGGTCTTTTTTCCGGGAGCAGGCGCGCATGCTCCTCGATTCGGGGATCGAACTTCTCGTCGTCGTCGCTTTCCCGGTCGGCATCGAGTCGCGCGCATGGCGCAAGCGCCCTGAGATCGTCGATGAAGACGCAATCCCCGTGCTTCGGGTGGCGCTGCCGACGCTGCCGCCGGTGCTGGTGCCACTCGAACGCAGAATCCACCGCTCACTCCTTGCCCGCGCCGTGAGGATCATTCGTCCGGACCTTCGCCCCGATGTTCTTCACGCGCACACGGTGTTTCCAGGTGGAACGAGCGCTGCCCTGCTCTCGGAGATCTGGAAGATTCCCTACGTTCTCACCGAGCACCGGCCCTCTTCGATCCGCGCTGATGCGTTTTTGAGACGACGCAAGGTCATTGAAGCCGCAGTCGAAGGCGCCTCGCTCCTCACGACGGTCTCATCCGGATTCGCTTCCGCTTTGGCTCGCCGGTATTCGGGAACGCGATGGGCTGCCGTCGAGTTGCCCGTTCCGGACTTCTTCTTCGGCGTCGAAAGGCCGCCTCGAGGCGAGGGCGGGCCGGTTCGATTCATTCACGTCTCGCATATCGACGAGAACAAACGCGTCATTGAGATGTGCCGTGCATTCGAAGAGGCCTTCGCCGAAGATCCGGAGCGGGCGGCACTATCCGTCGTTGGCGGTACTCCTGAAGCGATAGCGGCAGTCCAGAGGTCGCTCGCCGGGCATTCCTCTTCAGTCCGGATCGAATTCCTCGGCGTGCGGACCCGGGCGGAGACGGCCCGGGCTCTTGGCGAATCGGACGTTTTCGTCCTGGTGAGCGCGGTTGAGGCGGGCGGGACCGTCTTGTCCGAAGCGCAGGCAGCAGGACTTCGCCTTGTAACCTCTACGACGTGGGCCGGGGAGTTCGCCGTCCGTGAGGGAAACGGCGAGCTCGTTCCGGTCGATGATCACCTTGCGCTCGTCGCCGCGATGCGGAGAATCATCGAAGGGGAGAAGTACGACTCTCCGGAAGACATCAGGCGCGCTGCCCGGGAGCGTTATTCGACGCCAGCCTTCTCGAAGCGATGGACCGAGATGTACGACGCCGTTCTCAAGGAGTCGGCTGCAGGCAAGGAGAGGACCGGGCTTTGA
- a CDS encoding glycosyl transferase family 1 — translation MIFHSPMRVAADGAVGSAIRPYRMLEAFRQEGYDVIDVTGTAVERREKAIAARRALRAGDVAFCYSELSSSPIAMSEPRSSHVDPRDDFQLFADCRSAGVPVGAFYRDVYWRFPGFLEWRRLPYRLAMRYHYERDLRRLAQTVDVLFLPSMRMGDYIPVVDPKKFRELPPGAPIAPLGPPEEGVRLFYVGGLGRFYDLAECVAAVAQTEEAELTMCVPPAQWEAHREDYERFLCDRIRVVHGRGAELEPYFVQANIGVLAMKPIEYRSFAAPIKLFEYLGRGLPVLASKGTYAGDFIEKTGAGWAPEYSRKGIGNVLARVIADPSGIADARTSALRVREETTWAARARQAALALLE, via the coding sequence GTGATCTTCCATTCCCCGATGCGGGTGGCTGCCGACGGCGCGGTCGGCTCCGCGATTCGTCCTTATCGGATGCTCGAGGCATTCCGGCAGGAAGGGTATGACGTCATCGATGTCACGGGCACGGCGGTCGAGCGACGTGAGAAGGCGATCGCGGCGCGAAGGGCCCTTCGCGCCGGCGACGTGGCTTTCTGCTACTCCGAGCTTTCGTCGAGTCCCATCGCGATGTCGGAACCGCGGTCTTCGCATGTCGATCCGAGGGACGATTTCCAACTGTTCGCCGATTGCCGATCCGCCGGGGTCCCCGTCGGCGCCTTCTACCGGGACGTTTACTGGCGCTTCCCCGGTTTCCTCGAATGGCGGCGATTGCCGTACCGGCTCGCGATGCGCTACCACTACGAGAGGGACCTGCGTCGGCTCGCCCAGACGGTCGACGTTCTTTTCCTGCCCTCGATGCGGATGGGGGACTACATCCCCGTGGTCGATCCGAAGAAGTTCCGGGAGCTCCCACCCGGGGCGCCGATTGCGCCGCTCGGCCCTCCGGAAGAGGGGGTGCGCCTCTTCTACGTGGGCGGTTTGGGGCGCTTCTACGATCTCGCCGAATGCGTTGCAGCGGTCGCGCAGACTGAGGAAGCGGAGCTCACGATGTGCGTGCCCCCGGCGCAGTGGGAGGCGCACCGGGAGGACTATGAGCGATTCCTTTGCGATCGGATTCGCGTTGTTCATGGACGGGGCGCTGAATTGGAGCCCTATTTCGTTCAGGCGAATATCGGTGTCCTCGCGATGAAGCCGATCGAATACCGTTCCTTCGCGGCGCCGATCAAACTCTTCGAGTATCTCGGTCGCGGTCTTCCCGTCCTCGCCAGCAAGGGCACCTACGCCGGTGATTTCATCGAGAAGACGGGGGCCGGATGGGCTCCGGAGTATTCGCGCAAGGGCATCGGGAACGTCCTTGCGCGAGTGATCGCTGATCCGTCCGGGATCGCCGATGCCCGAACGTCCGCGTTGAGGGTTCGCGAGGAGACGACATGGGCGGCCCGCGCGCGTCAAGCGGCGTTAGCCCTCCTCGAATGA
- the wecB gene encoding non-hydrolyzing UDP-N-acetylglucosamine 2-epimerase, giving the protein MRVVSVVGARPQFVKLAPIDHAFKASGIDHIIVHTGQHYDPLLSDVFFTDLGISAPEVHLGVGSGSHGRQTGAMLSALDEVLETRRPDWVLVYGDTNSTIAAALAAVKLHIPVAHLEAGLRSFNRRMPEEINRVLTDHASDLLLAPTAVAAKHLAHEGLAERSVVVGDVMTDVLLKIRDEAASRIESPIMSAFGYEAGSYSLATIHRPDNTDDPERLQSILDSLASIDHPVVLLAHPRLIAKCESFGMTIDRGNLIAHEPLPYPELIASAMRARGIITDSGGLQKEAFLLRVPTTTVRPQTEWIETVELGWNALVEPGEALIRAAERTRPADTDAAPYGDGRAAETVARVLLNRSR; this is encoded by the coding sequence ATGCGCGTCGTGTCCGTCGTCGGGGCCCGTCCCCAGTTCGTCAAGCTCGCGCCCATCGATCACGCCTTCAAGGCCTCCGGGATCGACCACATCATCGTCCACACGGGCCAGCACTACGATCCCCTGCTTTCCGACGTCTTCTTCACCGACCTCGGCATCTCGGCCCCCGAGGTGCACCTCGGCGTCGGCTCGGGATCTCACGGCCGCCAGACCGGGGCGATGCTCTCCGCTCTTGACGAAGTCCTTGAGACCCGCAGGCCCGACTGGGTCCTCGTGTACGGAGACACCAATTCGACGATCGCCGCCGCCCTCGCAGCGGTGAAGCTCCATATCCCGGTCGCTCATCTCGAGGCCGGGCTGCGCTCCTTCAACAGGCGGATGCCCGAGGAGATCAACAGGGTGCTGACCGATCACGCCTCCGACCTCCTCCTCGCCCCCACCGCCGTGGCCGCTAAGCACCTGGCTCACGAAGGCCTCGCCGAACGCAGCGTCGTCGTCGGCGACGTCATGACCGATGTGCTGCTCAAGATCCGCGACGAAGCGGCCTCCCGCATCGAATCCCCGATCATGAGCGCTTTCGGCTATGAGGCCGGCTCTTACTCGCTCGCGACCATTCACCGGCCCGACAACACCGACGATCCTGAGCGCCTTCAGTCGATCCTCGATTCGCTCGCCTCGATCGATCACCCCGTCGTTCTCCTCGCCCATCCGCGTCTCATCGCCAAATGCGAGTCCTTCGGGATGACGATCGATCGGGGGAACCTCATCGCGCACGAGCCTCTGCCCTACCCGGAGCTCATCGCCTCCGCGATGCGCGCCCGGGGCATCATCACCGATTCCGGCGGCCTTCAGAAGGAGGCCTTCCTCCTGCGGGTGCCGACGACGACGGTCCGTCCGCAGACCGAGTGGATCGAAACGGTCGAACTCGGGTGGAACGCCCTCGTCGAACCGGGCGAGGCCCTCATCCGCGCAGCCGAAAGGACCCGACCGGCCGATACCGACGCGGCCCCCTACGGCGACGGTCGCGCCGCCGAAACGGTCGCGCGCGTGCTCCTCAATCGATCACGATGA
- a CDS encoding glycosyltransferase yields the protein MRIRTPRTPGLNLLIYPSPLAGPGRVSKIARSLQSSGRFTGTRIVGVDSTDLPSRQDLGGGVELIRIRGANLKDRLGALRILTLWQARVYRAFRNQKVTAVAAQNLFVLPMAHALARRTGAVFAYNAHELETETIASKGLRRKVQRLIERSYIRKADVVSVVNEPIAQWYRSAYPGVEPVVVTNSPVDSGERVDLRTRLCVPDDALLYIHVGFITTGRSVPLILDVFSRHPQAHVVFLGDGALRPEVERAAKDFPNIHWLPSVAPDDVVAHVRGADVGLCLIEQPCLSMALSTPNKLMEALKAGIPPLCSDLVEARRILGDSARTWVLEDPSSQLESAIARITPADVERFKADPPKIPTWDEQAVSLVASYARALDAPDPR from the coding sequence ATGCGCATCCGAACGCCCCGGACGCCCGGCTTGAACCTCCTCATCTACCCTTCCCCGCTCGCCGGCCCCGGAAGGGTCTCGAAGATCGCGAGGAGCCTCCAATCGAGCGGCCGCTTCACGGGAACGCGGATCGTCGGGGTCGATTCGACGGACTTGCCCTCCCGTCAGGATCTGGGCGGAGGGGTCGAGCTCATCCGGATCCGGGGGGCGAACTTGAAGGATCGCTTGGGCGCCCTGAGAATCCTCACGCTATGGCAGGCGCGCGTGTATCGGGCGTTCCGGAATCAGAAGGTGACCGCCGTTGCCGCCCAGAACCTCTTCGTCCTTCCGATGGCCCACGCGCTCGCGCGTCGAACCGGCGCCGTGTTCGCATACAACGCTCACGAACTCGAGACGGAGACGATCGCTTCGAAGGGCTTGAGACGGAAGGTGCAGCGCCTCATCGAGCGCAGCTACATCCGCAAGGCCGATGTCGTCTCGGTCGTCAACGAACCCATCGCCCAGTGGTATCGGAGCGCTTACCCGGGCGTCGAGCCCGTTGTCGTGACGAATTCGCCGGTCGATTCAGGGGAGCGCGTGGATCTGCGGACGAGGCTCTGCGTCCCCGATGACGCCCTCCTCTACATTCATGTCGGCTTCATCACCACCGGAAGATCCGTTCCGCTCATCCTCGACGTCTTCTCGCGTCATCCCCAAGCGCATGTCGTGTTTCTCGGGGACGGGGCGCTGCGCCCCGAAGTCGAGCGGGCCGCGAAGGACTTCCCGAACATCCATTGGCTCCCCTCAGTCGCCCCCGACGACGTGGTGGCGCACGTTCGGGGGGCCGATGTTGGTTTGTGCCTCATCGAGCAGCCCTGCCTCTCGATGGCGCTTTCGACGCCGAACAAACTCATGGAGGCGCTGAAGGCGGGGATCCCCCCGCTCTGCTCGGATCTGGTCGAGGCGCGTCGGATCCTCGGGGATTCCGCTCGGACCTGGGTTCTCGAGGACCCCTCTTCACAACTCGAATCGGCGATCGCGCGGATCACGCCCGCCGATGTTGAGCGCTTCAAAGCGGATCCGCCGAAGATCCCGACCTGGGACGAACAGGCGGTCTCGCTCGTCGCCTCCTACGCAAGGGCGCTCGACGCCCCCGATCCCCGCTGA
- a CDS encoding glycosyltransferase family 4 protein: MISRIHMPESSAASFRLRAVERALVAAGARVRVLTTAPPPGASGDDDPGVEVSRWPALRDKSGYLRGYLPYMSFDVPAFFRILVARRARGALIEPPPTTGVVARCALALKRVPYVWYAPDVWSDATAATNAPGVVKRVVRAMESFAMKGARAVIAINDEVAGRARELGASKVVVVPNGIDPAVFGVGGDAPPDAVRRALGIGDDYFVYAGTASEWQGAEVFIEALELLRRQHPSAQIVFLGQGSAWPRLAEMAAGIPGAQGRPAVVFVPSVPPDEAAQWQRGAVAALVSIKPGIGYDFAYPTKVLAALSCGCPVVYSGAGPAREDIREADLGWAVAHEARETAQAMAAALQKRRVGQERERLHSWVVDHRSIESTGRRAAEVLLRAVR; the protein is encoded by the coding sequence GTGATTTCGCGCATTCACATGCCGGAGAGCTCGGCGGCCTCCTTCCGCCTCAGAGCGGTGGAAAGAGCGCTCGTCGCGGCGGGCGCCCGCGTCCGCGTCCTCACGACCGCGCCTCCGCCGGGTGCATCCGGCGACGACGACCCGGGCGTCGAGGTGTCGCGCTGGCCGGCGCTTCGCGACAAGAGCGGGTACCTGCGGGGGTATCTCCCGTACATGAGTTTCGACGTGCCGGCCTTCTTCCGGATCCTCGTCGCGCGTCGGGCGAGGGGGGCGCTGATCGAGCCGCCGCCGACCACCGGCGTCGTCGCGAGATGCGCGCTCGCGCTCAAACGCGTCCCGTACGTGTGGTACGCCCCCGACGTGTGGTCCGATGCGACCGCCGCCACGAATGCTCCGGGAGTCGTCAAACGGGTGGTTCGGGCGATGGAGTCCTTCGCCATGAAGGGCGCGCGCGCCGTGATCGCGATCAATGACGAAGTGGCGGGCCGTGCGCGCGAACTCGGCGCGTCTAAGGTCGTCGTGGTCCCGAACGGCATCGACCCTGCGGTCTTCGGCGTCGGGGGGGACGCGCCCCCGGATGCCGTCCGACGCGCTTTGGGCATCGGGGACGACTATTTCGTCTACGCGGGCACGGCATCCGAGTGGCAGGGCGCCGAGGTCTTCATCGAGGCCCTTGAGCTCCTGAGGCGCCAGCACCCCTCGGCGCAGATCGTCTTCCTCGGACAGGGGTCCGCATGGCCCCGCCTCGCTGAGATGGCGGCGGGCATTCCCGGCGCACAGGGGCGCCCCGCCGTCGTCTTCGTCCCCTCGGTTCCCCCGGACGAGGCCGCTCAATGGCAACGCGGAGCCGTTGCGGCGCTCGTGTCGATCAAACCCGGGATCGGATACGACTTCGCATATCCGACGAAGGTGCTGGCCGCTCTGTCATGCGGATGCCCGGTCGTGTATTCGGGTGCGGGGCCCGCGCGCGAGGACATCCGGGAGGCTGATCTGGGATGGGCCGTCGCCCATGAGGCCCGCGAAACCGCGCAGGCGATGGCCGCGGCGCTTCAAAAGCGGCGTGTTGGCCAGGAACGGGAGCGCCTTCACTCGTGGGTCGTCGATCATCGTTCGATCGAATCGACGGGGCGTCGAGCCGCCGAGGTCCTTCTCCGGGCCGTCCGGTAA